The Tenrec ecaudatus isolate mTenEca1 chromosome 14, mTenEca1.hap1, whole genome shotgun sequence genome contains a region encoding:
- the CMA1 gene encoding chymase — MPLHFLPLVAFLLWPTAEAGEIIRGHESKPHSRPYMAHLEIVTPHGHVGNCGGFLIRRNFVLTAAHCAGRTITVTLGAHNVQKEEDTWQTFKVVKQIPHPNYNHFTIHNDIMLLKLEEKAKLTLAVGTLPLPSEPNFVPPGRMCRVAGWGMTGVNKPASDTLQEVKQRLMDPQACEHYSHFDHNSQLCVGNPRKRKSAFKGDSGGPLLCAGVAHGIVSYGKWNAKPPAVFTRISAYRSWINEVLKQEQ; from the exons ATGCCTCTTCACTTCCTTCCCCTGGTGGCATTTCTCCTGTGGCCCACAGCTGAAGCTG GAGAGATCATCAGGGGCCATGAGTCCAAGCCCCACTCCCGCCCCTACATGGCTCACCTGGAGATTGTCACTCCCCACGGCCACGTAGGAAATTGTGGTGGCTTCTTGATACGCCGAAACTTTGTGCTGACCGCTGCTCACTGTGCAGGAAG AACTATTACCGTCACCCTCGGAGCCCACAACGTACAGAAGGAAGAGGACACTTGGCAGACGTTCAAGGTCGTCAAGCAAATTCCGCATCCCAATTACAATCACTTCACCATTCACAATGACATCATGCTGCTGAAG TTAGAGGAGAAAGCCAAGCTGACCCTGGCCGTGGGCACACTGCCGCTCCCATCGGAACCCAACTTTGTCCCCCCTGGGAGAATGTGCCGGGTGGCCGGCTGGGGGATGACAGGTGTGAACAAACCTGCCTCGGACACCCTGCAAGAGGTGAAGCAGAGACtcatggatccccaggcctgcgagcACTATTCGCATTTTGACCACAACTCCCAGCTGTGTGTGGGCAATCCCAGGAAGAGAAAATCTGCCTTTAAG GGAGACTCTGGGGGCCCTCTTCTGTGTGCCGGGGTGGCCCATGGCATTGTCTCCTATGGGAAGTGGAATGCCAAGCCCCCCGCTGTGTTCACTCGCATCTCTGCTTACCGGTCTTGGATCAATGAGGTGCTGAAGCAGGAGCAGTAA